The proteins below come from a single Fusarium verticillioides 7600 chromosome 3, whole genome shotgun sequence genomic window:
- a CDS encoding nucleosome assembly protein 1-like 1, translating into MAEPIRGKRAQDAVAPTPQNTPATAAPISSHAQQPGVASIKEEDLDRAAAASVFAQNPKLIQMIQGRLGSLVGQSSGYIESLPAPVRRRVAGLKGIQKDHSKLEAEFQEEVLQLEKKYFAKFSPLYEKRSAIINGKTEPTEEEIKAGEEDDEPETEDAAKSEQKSDVPDNVSGIPEFWLSAMKNQISLAEMITDRDEAALKHLTDIRMEYLDKPGFRLIFEFAPNDFFKNTTITKTYYYQNESGYGGDFIYDHAEGDKIEWLPGKDLTVRVESKKQRNKNTKQTRIVKKTVPTESFFNFFSPPKAPTEDDDDDAESDIEERLELDYQLGEDIKEKLIPRAIDWFTGEALAFEEISDDELDGADFDDDDDEDEDDLSEENDDEEESDDDDESGKPKQEAAECKQS; encoded by the exons ATGGCCGAGCCCATTCGTGGAAAGCGTGCTCAGGACGCCGTGGCTCC TACGCCTCAGAACACACCCGCAACTGCTGCTCCCATCTCTTCCCACGCTCAACAGCCGGGCGTTGCTAGTATCAAGGAGG AGGATCTGGACCGTGCCGCGGCGGCTTCAGTTTTCGCCCAAAACCCCAAGCTTATCCAGATGATTCAAGGTCGCCTCGGCTCCCTCGTGGGCCAATCTTCGGGCTACATCGAGTCCCTGCCCGCTCCCGTCCGCCGACGTGTCGCTGGTCTTAAGGGTATCCAGAAGGACCactccaagcttgaggctgagttccaagaagaggttctccagctcgagaagaagtacTTCGCCAAGTTCTCTCCTCTCTACGAGAAGCGTTCCGCCATTATCAACGGAAAGACTGAGCCtactgaggaggagatcaaggccggtgaggaggacgatgagcCCGAGACTGAGGATGCTGCCAAGTCTGAGCAGAAGTCCGATGTCCCCGACAACGTTTCCGGTATCCCTGAGTTCTGGCTCTCTGCCATGAAGAACCAGATCTCACTCGCTGAGATGATCACTGACCGTGATGAGGCTGCTCTCAAGCACCTCACTGACATCCGCATGGAGTACCTTGACAAGCCTGGTTTCCGTCTCATCTTCGAGTTTGCCCCCAacgatttcttcaagaacacCACCATTACCAAGACATACTACTACCAGAACGAGAGTGGCTACGGTGGTGACTTCATCTACGACCACGCTGAGGGTGACAAGATTGAGTGGTTGCCTGGCAAGGACTTGACTGTCCGAgttgagagcaagaagcaGCGAAACAAGA ACACAAAGCAGACCCGAattgtcaagaagaccgTTCCTACCGAGtcattcttcaacttcttctcgccaccCAAGGCTCCTAccgaagacgatgacgatgatgccgagtCCGACATCGAGGAGCGCCTCGAGCTCGACTACCAGCTCGGTgaggacatcaaggagaagctcatccCCCGCGCCATCGACTGGTTCACCGGTGAGGCTCTGGCTTTCGAGGAGATCTCGgacgatgagcttgatggtgCCGAtttcgacgacgatgatgatgaggacgaggacgaccTGAGCGAGGAgaacgatgacgaggaggagtcTGACGACGAC GATGAGTCTGGCAAGCCCAAGCAGGAGGCTGCTGAGTGCAAACAGAGCTGA
- a CDS encoding nucleosome assembly protein 1-like 1 yields MLTTPPSTSTPQNTPATAAPISSHAQQPGVASIKEEDLDRAAAASVFAQNPKLIQMIQGRLGSLVGQSSGYIESLPAPVRRRVAGLKGIQKDHSKLEAEFQEEVLQLEKKYFAKFSPLYEKRSAIINGKTEPTEEEIKAGEEDDEPETEDAAKSEQKSDVPDNVSGIPEFWLSAMKNQISLAEMITDRDEAALKHLTDIRMEYLDKPGFRLIFEFAPNDFFKNTTITKTYYYQNESGYGGDFIYDHAEGDKIEWLPGKDLTVRVESKKQRNKNTKQTRIVKKTVPTESFFNFFSPPKAPTEDDDDDAESDIEERLELDYQLGEDIKEKLIPRAIDWFTGEALAFEEISDDELDGADFDDDDDEDEDDLSEENDDEEESDDDDESGKPKQEAAECKQS; encoded by the exons ATGCTAACTACCCCACCTTCGACCAGTACGCCTCAGAACACACCCGCAACTGCTGCTCCCATCTCTTCCCACGCTCAACAGCCGGGCGTTGCTAGTATCAAGGAGG AGGATCTGGACCGTGCCGCGGCGGCTTCAGTTTTCGCCCAAAACCCCAAGCTTATCCAGATGATTCAAGGTCGCCTCGGCTCCCTCGTGGGCCAATCTTCGGGCTACATCGAGTCCCTGCCCGCTCCCGTCCGCCGACGTGTCGCTGGTCTTAAGGGTATCCAGAAGGACCactccaagcttgaggctgagttccaagaagaggttctccagctcgagaagaagtacTTCGCCAAGTTCTCTCCTCTCTACGAGAAGCGTTCCGCCATTATCAACGGAAAGACTGAGCCtactgaggaggagatcaaggccggtgaggaggacgatgagcCCGAGACTGAGGATGCTGCCAAGTCTGAGCAGAAGTCCGATGTCCCCGACAACGTTTCCGGTATCCCTGAGTTCTGGCTCTCTGCCATGAAGAACCAGATCTCACTCGCTGAGATGATCACTGACCGTGATGAGGCTGCTCTCAAGCACCTCACTGACATCCGCATGGAGTACCTTGACAAGCCTGGTTTCCGTCTCATCTTCGAGTTTGCCCCCAacgatttcttcaagaacacCACCATTACCAAGACATACTACTACCAGAACGAGAGTGGCTACGGTGGTGACTTCATCTACGACCACGCTGAGGGTGACAAGATTGAGTGGTTGCCTGGCAAGGACTTGACTGTCCGAgttgagagcaagaagcaGCGAAACAAGA ACACAAAGCAGACCCGAattgtcaagaagaccgTTCCTACCGAGtcattcttcaacttcttctcgccaccCAAGGCTCCTAccgaagacgatgacgatgatgccgagtCCGACATCGAGGAGCGCCTCGAGCTCGACTACCAGCTCGGTgaggacatcaaggagaagctcatccCCCGCGCCATCGACTGGTTCACCGGTGAGGCTCTGGCTTTCGAGGAGATCTCGgacgatgagcttgatggtgCCGAtttcgacgacgatgatgatgaggacgaggacgaccTGAGCGAGGAgaacgatgacgaggaggagtcTGACGACGAC GATGAGTCTGGCAAGCCCAAGCAGGAGGCTGCTGAGTGCAAACAGAGCTGA